In Pedobacter sp. WC2423, the following are encoded in one genomic region:
- a CDS encoding alpha/beta hydrolase, producing MIRQFLIFLSLFVSLTTAAQNPKTKLEICNTFFPDWKEVNNKDIRYYSFSVPENWNYPNKKIKLAVAQLLCLKKTNENIVFISGGPGGWSIGAIKKWLHHPLREKANIILIDLRGTGFSQPSLCPDLGKKILNVFSQDIYGNKEINAIVDISKECKEHLLKEKIDPNEYNSNNIAQDIHTLKSELKINKWYIYGLSYGTYIAQLYSKTYPGDVKGLILDSPISGLSDYYGKNTSNYLNSLYLLFKDSKSKFPDLEKEYNSVINKLNSKGLSVSVDKKIIAGGHFTYNADDFKLIIQQSLYNKQLIEVIPLIIDAFNKENKNVLSSLVESFSESLKRDFGTYYCVTCNDVYNNQSISLFDENSKKQDKNGALLFYRSDLFVCQSWGIAQKPTSDKDKQKDSTYKTLIFAGKYDPITPLSNGEKLAKQLKNSYLVKMPYGHGTSFSKEGKQMLARFISGSAVETDNKAPEVQFVSHHIFYNKGIAKLAENFNKPDWLFLSSLIIALLLIISSIFILIPKLKATENRTLYSLILFNSFLGIVLFLSLSYGILQTTNQNIYILLFGLIKKFEFVIYLAYIYIFSTLVSFGLVLVKRNTIKNIELIYGLIFSYILLIIYLAFWGIIL from the coding sequence ATGATACGCCAATTTTTAATTTTTCTATCTCTATTTGTTTCTCTAACGACTGCCGCTCAAAACCCAAAAACTAAATTGGAGATTTGTAATACATTTTTCCCGGATTGGAAAGAAGTAAATAATAAAGACATCAGATACTATTCTTTTAGTGTTCCAGAAAATTGGAATTATCCTAATAAAAAAATAAAATTGGCAGTCGCCCAACTTTTATGTCTAAAAAAAACAAATGAAAATATTGTCTTTATTTCGGGAGGTCCGGGAGGGTGGTCAATTGGTGCTATAAAAAAATGGCTTCATCATCCACTAAGAGAAAAAGCTAATATAATTTTGATTGACCTGAGAGGAACAGGATTCTCCCAACCAAGCCTCTGCCCGGATCTTGGAAAAAAAATACTAAATGTTTTCAGTCAAGATATCTATGGAAATAAAGAGATAAACGCTATTGTAGATATTTCGAAGGAATGTAAAGAACATCTTCTGAAAGAAAAAATAGACCCCAATGAATACAACAGTAATAATATTGCTCAAGATATACATACTTTAAAAAGTGAATTAAAAATTAATAAGTGGTATATCTACGGACTATCTTATGGAACGTATATTGCCCAGCTGTATTCCAAAACATACCCTGGCGATGTTAAAGGTCTAATTCTAGACTCTCCTATTTCCGGATTATCTGATTATTACGGCAAAAACACTTCTAATTACCTTAATAGTTTATATCTATTATTTAAAGATTCTAAAAGTAAATTCCCAGATCTGGAAAAAGAGTACAACTCGGTAATTAATAAATTGAACAGCAAAGGTCTTTCAGTAAGTGTAGATAAAAAAATCATCGCTGGTGGGCATTTTACCTATAATGCAGATGACTTTAAACTTATTATCCAACAATCCCTTTATAACAAACAGCTGATAGAGGTTATTCCATTAATAATAGACGCATTTAATAAAGAAAATAAAAATGTATTATCCAGCCTTGTGGAATCTTTTTCTGAGTCGCTGAAAAGAGATTTCGGAACCTATTATTGTGTAACGTGCAATGATGTATATAATAATCAGAGTATTTCTCTTTTTGATGAAAATTCAAAAAAGCAGGATAAAAACGGAGCACTATTATTCTACCGCTCGGATTTATTCGTTTGTCAAAGCTGGGGGATTGCTCAAAAACCCACAAGCGATAAGGATAAACAAAAAGACAGCACATATAAAACTTTGATTTTTGCAGGGAAGTATGATCCGATTACCCCCTTATCAAACGGAGAAAAACTTGCTAAGCAGCTAAAAAACAGCTATTTGGTAAAAATGCCATACGGGCATGGAACTAGCTTCTCTAAAGAAGGAAAACAGATGCTGGCGCGTTTTATAAGCGGTTCAGCTGTTGAAACTGATAATAAAGCTCCCGAAGTTCAATTTGTTTCACATCATATATTTTATAATAAAGGGATAGCTAAATTGGCAGAAAATTTTAATAAACCTGATTGGTTATTTTTATCGTCCTTGATTATCGCCTTGTTACTGATTATAAGTTCTATATTTATTTTAATTCCCAAGTTAAAAGCAACCGAAAACCGTACATTATATTCTCTTATCTTATTTAATTCCTTTCTAGGTATCGTGTTGTTTTTGTCTTTAAGCTATGGAATCCTTCAAACTACCAACCAAAATATTTACATTTTGTTATTTGGTCTTATCAAGAAGTTTGAATTTGTTATTTATCTCGCTTATATATACATTTTTAGTACACTAGTAAGCTTTGGTTTGGTTCTTGTCAAACGAAATACCATTAAGAATATTGAGCTGATTTATGGTCTGATTTTCTCTTATATCTTATTGATTATATACTTAGCATTTTGGGGCATTATTTTATAA
- a CDS encoding aminoglycoside 6-adenylyltransferase: protein MLRERIEQINQGIEKVIKNNPDIKALMSVGSFSQGYMDSFSDLDLYVFTTIPRKYMNYTDDSWISPLGNMISRRVFRDSGEGVDKNKIILDNGLMYDITIIDLSRFNMIKYYFMLKKYRLIGVLPEFLSRLLSGNIIKFYSTIQRGYRIHADKINLEKTLIDAINFSKTKSVTLTEKEFLKGYNFFWQSCYTASVKLIREEFYYTLLVYDHYLKKELIRMIEQKCLLEEKEKDVYYNGHKIKQWGGEDLYRKLVSTLLKEDIISMQNALIQTAELYQHYSALVAAHNGFNLNVEFEKFVLNFIKNIAIPECEYGIKRKFQ, encoded by the coding sequence ATGCTTAGAGAAAGAATAGAACAGATCAACCAGGGAATAGAAAAAGTAATTAAGAATAATCCAGATATCAAAGCCCTGATGTCCGTAGGTAGTTTCTCACAGGGATATATGGATTCGTTTTCAGATTTAGATCTGTATGTATTTACTACAATACCCAGAAAATACATGAATTATACGGATGATAGCTGGATTTCGCCTTTAGGCAATATGATTTCAAGGAGGGTTTTTAGAGATTCGGGCGAAGGTGTTGATAAAAATAAAATAATCCTGGATAATGGCTTAATGTATGATATAACAATAATAGACCTCTCGCGATTCAATATGATTAAGTATTATTTCATGTTGAAAAAATACAGATTAATAGGTGTATTGCCTGAATTTTTGAGCAGATTATTGTCTGGAAATATTATCAAATTTTACAGTACAATACAAAGAGGTTACAGAATTCATGCTGACAAAATTAATTTGGAAAAAACACTTATTGATGCAATCAATTTTTCAAAAACAAAAAGCGTTACACTAACGGAAAAAGAGTTTTTGAAGGGGTACAATTTTTTTTGGCAATCCTGTTATACGGCATCTGTTAAATTAATAAGAGAAGAATTTTATTATACCTTGCTTGTTTATGACCACTATTTAAAGAAAGAATTAATAAGGATGATTGAACAAAAGTGCTTGCTTGAAGAAAAGGAAAAAGATGTTTATTATAACGGCCATAAAATTAAACAATGGGGGGGAGAAGACCTATACAGAAAACTGGTTAGTACCTTACTTAAGGAGGATATAATTTCTATGCAGAATGCATTGATACAAACAGCAGAGCTTTATCAGCATTACTCAGCACTAGTGGCAGCTCATAATGGATTCAACCTCAACGTTGAGTTTGAAAAATTTGTATTAAATTTTATTAAAAATATAGCCATTCCGGAATGTGAATATGGCATCAAAAGAAAATTTCAATGA
- a CDS encoding outer membrane beta-barrel protein, translated as MKFFLAFFLSLSCNCIYAQYKITGKIFDKNNNPLPFVDVKANNTRITKVSLTDKDGVYTINNLPASDYEITIHTLLSKEIKKSVTVTDKDLDLGITFIDQEKNLQEVVITGQKKQQVEQKIDRLVINVEGTPIGISGSALEVLQRLPGVEIGSNGSSITLNGKSEVGVLINDKLTRIPISSLIQILSSTNAKDIEKIELISIPPAKYDAEFTGGLINIKQVKKNTKGTNGSILAGLGFGKKDKEKFGINWNARNNKINFYGDLNYDRNNTPRTFTNSGTSRSSDQSVTSNFTETYRDPIITGYSGRLGLDYYINSKFTFGVLVNGNLNNFKQEASGFNIKNNLNKNYYTGLFNDEDSDRNLFTSNLNLNYKIDSLQVLNFDVDYLKYLNKAPNNYNNHYFDENGALERNEIFSVTKNTPVAVGVGKIDYSRILSEKIKLDFGGKYTYSKLDNTVLVNDLIDGQYVQNNNLSEKSNLTENISATYLSVDWGADEKTNIKLGLRYEYSTQKLDLLSAGNALDTKLSELFPSLFFSREIGKKSSLQASYGRRVSRPTYFDLAPYVLFLDPNTFYFGNIRLKPSISNILSLNYKFQKYIASVEYSHEKNSIARSQIVFLPESSQQRLTSLNLDYLNTLTFSINAPLKINKWWEMQNSFQLSYINQKIDAQKNDDYFFIIRTTQTFSLPKDFSIQLFSAYNSNRLSGVSKIKQYQRVNLSLDKKIKKMNSSIQLSFNNVFGQNYSFESFEANNSSFVKYSYEPRIIRLTYIYNFGNSKLSKQRKREVSSEEIKNRLD; from the coding sequence ATGAAATTTTTTTTAGCATTCTTCTTATCATTATCCTGTAACTGTATATATGCGCAGTATAAAATAACAGGAAAAATTTTTGATAAAAATAACAACCCTTTGCCTTTCGTGGATGTAAAAGCAAATAATACCAGGATTACTAAAGTCTCACTTACAGATAAAGATGGTGTTTATACAATAAATAATCTTCCGGCTTCAGATTATGAAATTACAATCCATACATTATTGTCCAAAGAAATTAAGAAAAGTGTAACGGTGACAGATAAAGATTTGGATTTGGGGATTACATTTATAGATCAAGAGAAAAACCTGCAGGAAGTTGTTATAACTGGTCAAAAAAAACAGCAGGTAGAACAGAAAATAGACCGCCTGGTAATAAATGTTGAAGGAACCCCAATAGGGATTTCCGGATCGGCTTTAGAAGTTCTTCAAAGATTACCGGGAGTAGAGATAGGTTCTAATGGCAGTTCAATTACACTGAACGGAAAATCGGAAGTAGGAGTATTGATAAATGATAAATTAACCCGAATTCCCATTTCTTCCTTAATCCAGATTTTAAGTAGTACAAATGCAAAAGATATCGAAAAAATTGAGCTTATTTCAATCCCACCGGCAAAATACGATGCAGAATTTACCGGAGGGCTAATCAATATCAAACAGGTTAAAAAAAACACGAAAGGCACTAACGGAAGTATCCTGGCAGGGTTGGGGTTTGGAAAAAAAGATAAAGAGAAATTTGGGATTAACTGGAATGCGCGCAATAATAAAATCAATTTTTATGGTGATCTGAACTATGATAGGAATAATACACCCAGAACCTTTACAAATTCTGGTACAAGCCGTTCTTCTGATCAATCTGTAACCAGTAATTTTACCGAAACATACAGGGATCCCATTATTACCGGTTATTCAGGACGATTAGGATTGGATTATTATATCAATAGTAAATTTACGTTTGGAGTATTGGTAAATGGAAATTTAAATAATTTTAAGCAGGAGGCAAGCGGCTTTAATATAAAAAACAATCTGAATAAAAATTACTATACGGGTTTATTTAATGATGAAGATAGTGATAGAAATTTATTCACTTCCAATTTAAACCTCAATTACAAAATAGATTCCCTGCAGGTGTTAAACTTTGATGTGGACTATCTGAAATACCTCAACAAAGCACCTAACAATTATAATAATCATTATTTTGATGAAAACGGGGCTTTAGAAAGAAATGAAATATTTTCTGTTACAAAGAACACCCCGGTAGCTGTAGGAGTTGGTAAAATAGATTACTCCAGAATACTTAGTGAAAAAATTAAATTAGATTTTGGCGGTAAGTATACTTATTCAAAACTAGACAATACCGTATTAGTGAACGACCTTATTGATGGACAATATGTTCAAAATAATAACTTGAGTGAAAAATCAAACTTAACCGAAAATATATCAGCTACATATTTATCGGTAGATTGGGGGGCTGATGAGAAAACAAATATTAAATTAGGGTTACGTTACGAATACTCCACACAGAAGCTTGATTTACTCAGTGCTGGAAATGCATTGGATACAAAGCTAAGCGAACTATTCCCTTCGTTATTTTTTTCGAGAGAGATCGGAAAAAAATCTAGTTTACAAGCCTCTTATGGAAGAAGAGTATCGAGGCCTACTTATTTTGATCTGGCTCCTTATGTATTATTTTTAGATCCCAATACGTTTTATTTTGGGAATATCAGGCTAAAACCTTCAATTAGTAATATTTTGTCCCTAAACTATAAATTCCAAAAATATATAGCAAGCGTAGAATATTCTCATGAAAAGAACTCAATTGCAAGATCTCAAATAGTTTTCTTACCTGAGTCTTCCCAACAACGTTTAACATCTCTTAATCTTGATTATTTAAATACTTTAACCTTTTCAATAAACGCACCATTAAAAATTAATAAATGGTGGGAGATGCAGAACTCTTTCCAGTTATCTTACATTAATCAGAAGATTGATGCCCAGAAAAACGATGATTATTTTTTTATAATACGCACTACACAAACATTCAGTTTACCTAAAGATTTTTCAATTCAGCTGTTTTCTGCCTATAATTCGAACCGTTTATCAGGCGTAAGCAAAATCAAACAATATCAAAGGGTAAACCTTAGTTTAGATAAGAAAATAAAAAAAATGAATAGCAGTATACAGCTAAGTTTTAATAATGTATTTGGTCAAAATTACAGCTTTGAGTCTTTTGAAGCCAATAACAGCTCTTTTGTAAAATACAGCTACGAACCAAGGATCATCAGGCTTACCTATATTTATAATTTTGGAAACTCTAAGCTCAGCAAGCAAAGAAAAAGAGAAGTATCTTCTGAAGAGATCAAAAATAGATTAGATTAA
- a CDS encoding ATP-binding cassette domain-containing protein — translation MDITLIRLNSLGTERIHGILEDIRVFIFLPGVITNTLNSLLLILLCIGYLFSLSVMGALIIVLLISIISYLYFSMSKKLSAQLLGLRNSNDDFNKFTQDILQGFKELKISAARQYNLSYNFIIPNRNDAKETDIYISNSFSAINVLSQYGLYFIFGVILFVLPFIGIVSIDKVVSFIVILLFMSGPINRIITMQNLYMRIGVSQKRIRKFLKEIDISSTSDKQTAIPSTLSFNTLEFLQCVFHYNSFTLGPINLNIKKGEVIFIVGGNGSGKSTFINLLTGLYTPSTGKVHLNGSDILNDIEGYQNLLSTIFTDNYIFSQNYDNYQVKENAKYIEYLKMMEMDSIIKNDDDSSVRRKFSKGQSKRISMILALLEEKPLLILDEWAADQDPHFRKYFYENLIPFLRRQGKTIVAVTHDDKYFKHADRILKFEYGKIIQDITVEKEEDSAIVNI, via the coding sequence ATGGATATAACATTAATTCGCCTCAATTCCTTAGGAACAGAACGGATACATGGAATATTAGAGGATATTAGAGTATTTATATTTCTTCCAGGTGTTATTACCAATACTCTCAATTCGTTACTGCTGATACTTTTATGCATTGGTTATCTTTTTAGCCTTTCTGTAATGGGAGCACTTATTATCGTTTTATTGATATCGATAATTTCGTACCTGTACTTTTCGATGAGTAAAAAGTTGTCTGCTCAATTACTCGGGCTCAGAAACAGTAATGATGATTTCAATAAATTTACACAAGATATATTGCAGGGATTTAAAGAATTAAAAATTAGTGCAGCAAGACAATATAACCTATCATATAATTTTATTATTCCCAATAGAAATGATGCCAAAGAAACGGATATATATATCAGCAATAGTTTCAGCGCCATTAATGTTCTTAGCCAGTATGGCCTGTATTTTATTTTCGGAGTAATTCTGTTTGTGTTGCCATTTATTGGCATAGTTTCAATTGATAAAGTGGTTTCATTCATTGTGATCTTGCTATTCATGTCAGGCCCCATAAACAGAATTATCACGATGCAGAATCTTTATATGAGAATAGGGGTTTCTCAAAAGAGGATAAGGAAGTTCTTAAAAGAAATAGACATCAGCTCCACTTCCGATAAACAAACTGCTATTCCTTCCACTCTCTCTTTCAATACTTTGGAATTTTTGCAATGTGTATTTCATTATAACTCATTTACATTGGGGCCGATAAATCTCAATATCAAAAAAGGAGAAGTAATATTTATTGTTGGTGGAAACGGCAGCGGCAAAAGCACATTTATCAATTTACTTACGGGATTATATACTCCTTCAACAGGAAAGGTCCATTTGAACGGAAGCGATATCTTGAATGATATAGAAGGTTATCAGAACTTGTTATCAACCATATTTACCGATAATTATATTTTTTCTCAGAATTATGATAACTACCAGGTTAAAGAGAACGCTAAATATATTGAGTATCTCAAAATGATGGAAATGGATAGTATTATAAAAAATGATGACGACTCTTCAGTCAGGAGAAAGTTTTCCAAGGGTCAAAGTAAGAGAATATCCATGATTCTTGCCCTGCTTGAGGAAAAGCCCTTGTTAATATTGGATGAATGGGCAGCAGATCAGGATCCGCATTTTAGAAAATATTTTTATGAAAATCTTATTCCTTTCCTTAGACGGCAGGGAAAAACCATTGTTGCAGTTACTCATGATGACAAATATTTTAAACATGCTGATAGAATTTTAAAGTTCGAGTATGGTAAAATCATACAGGATATTACTGTCGAAAAAGAAGAGGATTCAGCAATAGTAAATATTTAA
- a CDS encoding amino acid adenylation domain-containing protein, with amino-acid sequence MKLTLPQQDIYFEQLLFPNEPIYNIGARISIKGYLNKEIFEQAYIALIQQHDAYRCHLKEVNNNAEMLITTEIRQLEFIDFSFKENKEKEVLDLMQKEFKNPFNVEKDTFLYRFALIKVDDNFHYLFSVYHHIITDGWGTSLMFTRLVKNYNEIMEHGAIITTYPYFYENFSIEDQEYFGSLKFINDKEYWVGKFKMLPENLFQKIDSSITINTSYRKEFMVRRSVYNELVRLALETKSSTFHIILAILYTYLSKKSQNDSVSIGLPVLNRSGAKFKKTVGLFMGVNPLLLSIDEEETFIDLVEKIKTQLKHDYRQQRFPLGHLVKELGVFNQKERIFNVTLSYEKQDYSSHFKNTVTKVVPLSHESERVALALYIREFDETEDVKIDFDYNLNYFTPESITNLIAHFQILMESVLSDSGQKIKKLNFLTEHECQKLLIEFNNSEVAYPNNKTIIHLFEEQAAKVPGNIAVWDKITNLTYKELKEKSDNIAKYLLSGFGENNMPVGVLTERSAELIIILLGILKAGKCYIPIDPMLPKERVEYIIGQSQASLIITEEALLKEFESTETSGDKNQKQIRFLTKEELLRFEYTSVTELNYLTNPEDTAYIIYTSGSTGNPKGVEVGHRALTNFLTSIQHIPQVQANDVLYSVTTYSFDISILEFFTPLISGASVFIAGKATLNNIEQLKKELEQITPSIIQATPSFYQMLFNAGWKGNKNLKILCGGDSLNESLAEKLLMHSKEVWNMYGPTETTIWSSTKKIDKPSDASNIGKPINNTQLYIVDKCLNLLPENTAGRIFISGDGVAKGYYKNEKLTQEKFIDNPFYITSKNNPKMYDTGDLGKWNGEGEITFLGRNDFQVKVRGFRIELGEIETHILRFNPLIKHVVADAKEVNGEKVLVAYYKIDRAPDRNLEINKIECREYLQDRLPEYMIPGFYIELDDIPLTPNGKIDRKALPDVTGKDLIRKKFVAPKNETEKRLVEIWREILGIDEIGITDNFFELGGHSLLAGKIINCISRELNHEVSLKSIFQNQTIQSLAKVLENDSKEKTFIPKAEIKSLYALTYDQTNIWLASQKQGFSNSYNMYSVFEIEGDIDTLLLENSINSIIRENEILRTNFVEKNGEVYQIIREDREFSLAILDVGGKDFLSSIKSYISQNLDLETDLLFKSVIAHYNDKKYLIFLTHHIIVDGISLEIILTKLIRIYNGIPLKATVDIQFKDYSEWLLGQNNFQVESNIPKVNSGNNTHTKVLINSQIPGIVKSKIFNLSIDQYDELRKISSANNTTLFSSILTILSVVLNKIYQQNPICLGTVFSGRNNAQLEEAVGMFIKTLPFLISVKEELTFKILTENTQNNLLVLEEKITQPLISNLNTLTDFLVVYQHSEVLLKENIDFGTFTLKKQIIHATLSRFPLVFNFFESGGLRCEIEYVESIDDTFVEIIWDKITLMTDWVTKSPDEIIEKVNLSTHREIQINNSVDIDFDF; translated from the coding sequence ATGAAACTGACTCTTCCTCAACAAGATATTTATTTCGAACAGCTTTTGTTCCCAAATGAACCTATTTACAATATTGGAGCAAGAATTTCTATAAAAGGATATTTAAACAAAGAAATATTTGAACAGGCATATATCGCTTTAATACAACAGCATGATGCTTACAGGTGTCATTTAAAGGAAGTGAATAATAATGCAGAAATGCTAATTACAACTGAAATCCGTCAACTCGAATTTATCGATTTCTCGTTTAAGGAAAATAAAGAAAAAGAAGTGTTGGATTTGATGCAAAAAGAGTTTAAAAATCCTTTTAATGTAGAGAAGGATACATTTTTATATCGTTTTGCGCTAATAAAAGTGGACGATAATTTCCATTATCTGTTTTCTGTTTACCACCATATAATTACCGATGGATGGGGAACATCTTTGATGTTTACACGTTTGGTGAAAAACTATAACGAAATTATGGAGCACGGAGCCATAATTACGACATATCCCTATTTTTACGAAAATTTTAGTATTGAAGATCAGGAGTATTTTGGATCTCTGAAATTTATTAATGATAAGGAATATTGGGTCGGGAAATTTAAAATGCTTCCTGAAAATTTATTTCAGAAAATAGATTCTTCAATAACAATCAATACCAGTTACAGAAAAGAATTTATGGTAAGAAGGTCTGTTTATAACGAATTGGTAAGATTGGCTTTAGAAACAAAGTCGAGTACCTTTCATATTATTCTTGCAATTTTATATACTTATTTGAGTAAAAAATCTCAAAATGACTCTGTTTCAATAGGATTGCCTGTTTTAAACCGTTCGGGGGCTAAATTTAAAAAAACTGTGGGTTTATTCATGGGGGTAAATCCTTTACTGCTTTCAATTGATGAAGAAGAAACATTTATTGATTTGGTAGAAAAAATCAAGACACAGCTAAAACACGACTATCGTCAGCAGCGTTTCCCCCTGGGGCATTTGGTGAAAGAATTGGGGGTATTTAATCAAAAGGAAAGGATATTCAATGTTACATTATCTTATGAAAAGCAGGATTATTCATCTCACTTTAAAAATACAGTTACTAAAGTGGTGCCGCTTAGCCATGAATCAGAAAGAGTGGCTTTAGCATTATATATAAGGGAATTTGACGAAACGGAGGATGTAAAAATTGATTTTGACTATAATCTGAATTACTTTACACCAGAAAGTATTACTAATCTCATAGCGCATTTCCAGATACTTATGGAGTCAGTTTTGAGCGATTCAGGTCAAAAAATAAAAAAACTAAATTTCCTCACCGAACACGAATGTCAAAAGCTTTTAATAGAATTCAATAACAGTGAAGTAGCTTATCCTAACAATAAAACGATCATTCATTTATTTGAAGAACAGGCCGCGAAAGTACCTGGCAACATAGCGGTATGGGATAAGATCACAAACTTAACCTATAAAGAACTAAAAGAGAAGTCGGATAATATAGCAAAGTACCTGCTTTCCGGTTTTGGAGAGAATAATATGCCTGTTGGAGTATTGACTGAAAGGTCTGCAGAACTTATTATTATTCTTTTAGGGATACTTAAAGCTGGGAAATGCTATATTCCTATCGATCCAATGCTGCCAAAAGAGAGGGTCGAATACATTATTGGACAGAGTCAGGCCTCACTTATCATAACCGAAGAAGCACTTTTAAAAGAATTCGAATCAACAGAAACATCAGGTGATAAAAATCAAAAACAAATACGTTTTCTTACCAAAGAAGAACTGTTGCGGTTTGAGTATACATCGGTGACCGAATTAAATTATCTTACTAATCCTGAAGATACAGCCTATATCATCTATACATCTGGTTCTACAGGAAATCCAAAAGGAGTAGAAGTAGGGCACCGTGCGTTAACCAACTTCTTAACAAGTATTCAGCATATACCACAAGTCCAGGCAAATGATGTGCTTTATTCAGTTACTACGTATTCCTTTGATATCTCCATTTTAGAATTTTTTACGCCACTAATATCTGGAGCAAGCGTATTTATTGCTGGTAAAGCAACATTAAATAATATAGAACAATTAAAAAAAGAGTTAGAGCAAATCACACCGAGTATTATTCAAGCAACTCCAAGCTTCTACCAAATGTTATTTAATGCAGGCTGGAAAGGAAATAAAAATCTTAAAATACTTTGTGGAGGAGACAGTCTGAATGAATCTTTAGCAGAAAAACTCTTAATGCACAGTAAAGAAGTATGGAATATGTACGGACCAACAGAAACTACAATATGGTCAAGTACAAAGAAGATAGATAAACCTTCTGATGCCTCTAATATAGGAAAACCAATTAACAATACTCAACTCTATATTGTTGATAAATGCCTTAATCTTTTACCTGAAAACACTGCAGGGAGAATCTTCATCTCTGGAGATGGAGTGGCAAAAGGATATTACAAAAATGAAAAACTTACCCAGGAGAAATTCATTGATAACCCTTTTTACATAACCTCAAAAAATAATCCTAAAATGTATGATACAGGCGACTTAGGAAAGTGGAATGGGGAAGGAGAAATAACATTTTTAGGACGGAATGATTTTCAGGTTAAAGTAAGAGGGTTCAGGATAGAATTGGGGGAGATAGAAACCCATATTTTAAGGTTCAACCCTTTAATCAAACACGTAGTAGCTGATGCGAAAGAGGTAAATGGAGAAAAAGTATTGGTTGCTTACTACAAAATAGATAGAGCGCCAGATAGAAACCTGGAGATAAATAAGATTGAATGCCGGGAATATCTTCAGGACAGGTTACCAGAATATATGATACCGGGTTTCTATATAGAGCTGGATGATATCCCGTTAACCCCTAATGGCAAGATTGACCGTAAAGCACTACCGGATGTTACAGGAAAAGATTTGATCAGAAAAAAATTTGTTGCCCCAAAGAATGAGACAGAGAAGAGGCTGGTGGAAATATGGCGGGAGATACTCGGAATAGATGAGATAGGCATTACCGATAATTTTTTTGAACTCGGTGGGCATAGCTTGCTGGCAGGAAAAATAATAAATTGTATTTCCAGAGAATTAAATCATGAGGTTTCATTAAAATCTATCTTTCAGAATCAAACTATCCAAAGCTTAGCAAAAGTATTGGAGAATGATAGCAAGGAGAAAACATTCATTCCTAAAGCTGAGATAAAAAGCTTATATGCATTAACATATGATCAAACCAATATATGGTTGGCTTCTCAGAAACAGGGCTTTTCCAATTCCTATAATATGTATTCCGTTTTTGAAATTGAAGGAGATATAGATACGCTTTTATTGGAAAATTCTATTAATTCAATTATCCGGGAAAATGAAATATTAAGAACAAATTTTGTAGAAAAAAATGGTGAAGTATATCAAATAATCAGAGAAGATAGAGAATTCAGTTTAGCTATTCTTGACGTCGGCGGAAAAGATTTTTTATCCTCAATAAAAAGCTATATTTCGCAAAATTTAGATTTAGAAACTGATTTACTTTTTAAATCAGTTATTGCTCATTATAATGATAAAAAATATCTTATTTTCTTAACCCATCATATTATAGTTGATGGCATTTCTTTAGAAATCATATTGACCAAACTAATTCGGATTTATAATGGGATACCTTTAAAAGCAACGGTTGACATTCAATTTAAAGATTATTCTGAATGGTTGCTGGGACAAAATAATTTTCAGGTCGAATCAAATATCCCAAAAGTTAACTCAGGAAATAATACCCATACGAAAGTTCTGATTAATAGCCAGATACCAGGAATAGTAAAAAGTAAGATATTTAATCTATCAATAGATCAGTACGATGAATTAAGAAAAATTTCAAGTGCTAACAACACAACTTTGTTTTCTTCTATTCTTACCATCTTAAGCGTCGTTCTAAATAAAATATATCAGCAAAATCCAATTTGCCTGGGGACTGTTTTTAGCGGAAGGAATAACGCTCAGCTCGAGGAAGCTGTAGGGATGTTCATAAAAACCCTTCCCTTCCTGATTTCTGTAAAGGAGGAACTTACTTTTAAAATATTGACAGAAAATACCCAAAATAATCTATTGGTTTTGGAGGAGAAAATTACACAGCCTCTGATCAGTAATCTTAATACATTGACTGACTTTTTAGTGGTCTATCAACATTCGGAGGTACTGCTAAAAGAAAACATCGACTTTGGAACATTTACATTAAAAAAGCAAATCATACATGCTACATTATCTAGATTTCCACTTGTATTCAACTTCTTTGAATCTGGCGGATTGAGGTGTGAAATAGAATATGTTGAAAGTATTGATGATACTTTCGTTGAGATAATATGGGATAAAATAACGCTTATGACCGATTGGGTAACCAAAAGTCCGGATGAGATTATTGAAAAGGTAAACTTATCAACTCATAGAGAAATACAAATAAATAATTCGGTAGATATTGATTTTGATTTTTAG